Within the Eleginops maclovinus isolate JMC-PN-2008 ecotype Puerto Natales chromosome 13, JC_Emac_rtc_rv5, whole genome shotgun sequence genome, the region TTAAACTTTTTGGATTtgatatatttgtgtatgtatgtaatcATTTCTAAAATCAACCACTATTAACACTGATTTGTAATGCAGTTGTAGATACACtactattttcttttcttcaatcATATTTATATCAGGAGAGATGTTTTTGTGTACTTTGAATGAAAAGTAGAACCAAGTGTTACTAGACCAACTTTAGTGTTTTCATGTTACCCTTTTTAACTTCAAATGATGTGATATTGAACTGTTGACATTAGTGTATGTTTGTTATTAGATTTTATGATAGGTGTGCTAAGAAAATACTGTGACATTTAATGTAAAAGCACTGTGGTAATATTAAATAGCAGATAATACGCACTAATGAAATTATCTTTTTCACAGGCGTTTGAGTCTTTTAGTGGTCGAAATGAACGTGATATTAATATAACAGTTAGTGAGTAGtccataaaatatgtttttaatattattgaATGATGCAATAAAATTCCTATTTGATATCATAGTGTGTTTTCCAACTTCCTATTTGTCAGCTTTTTGAATTTATATTTAGGTTTAAAAATCCCATTCTTTTTTGTTATGCCTCAGTGATTATAGTCCTTTTGCTGTCTACAAAGCTTGAGGTGTCAGACTGACTACTGTATTTAATTGAAATTGTTGATTGTGTAACTTCTAATAAACTAATTGTTTCCACTGATCATATATTTGTATGGTTGGgttggcttttattttaaccCATTATGAAATGACCACATATCGTTTATATTCattaaaagaaatgacaaaagGTATGCAATCAATGCATATAGGAACATTTACATCCCATTCCACATgagacataaaatacaaagattagctatataaaatgttaatacaTGAAACTAACCCaaacattgaaacaaatgattGATAAAGCAATGGTtagttttaaaaacactgaattgGTTAAATTTCTCCTTGAAATATAACGGGATATTTAGGATATTTGGATTTCTTGAAGCTATCAAGGGTTGAGTTTCACTATAGTGATGATGGCTGGGGTCCTGATACATTCTGCATAGTGAATCAATCAAGAATTTTGTTAATGTAGGTAAAACATCAACCATTAGGTCCATGTTTTGTCTTCTAAAAAAACTGCGTTTTTGCTATTTAAACATTCCATGacttatttgaaaaacaaatcagtatGGCagatacaatattttaaaaaataacatgattTCAAATTGTTCAGtcaaattacacaaaataacCCTATGATAAAGCCATGTGGAAACACGTTCTGTCAAACCTTTCCTCTTTGTTACGTTCAGTtactacatttcccagagtTCTTTTGTGTGTGGCCGCTTTACTGGATGACAGCTATCCGGCGCCGAAACACCGATAGACACTCAGACGAAAGAGCCATGGCGGCGACGGGTGGAGGGAAAATTAGAAGCAGGAGATATCACATCGCCTCTAAACCTTACGCCAAGAGTAAACAGGTAAACCGAGTTAAAGTGCTCGTATATAAGGCCAGTGTCGATGACGTTATGGTGATTGCAGTGCCATTATGTCTTagctcttgtttttgttttgttagagAGATTTTATGGCCTGCTGTTAGCGCTCGTGGCCTCCACGCGCTGCTAGCATGTAAAGGAAAGGCTAGTGAGTTGGCTTACAGGTTAGCAAAATGAGACGGACTTGACAGGTCAAATCACGGCACAGTGAGTCGTTTAGACTAGTTACTCAGAATTTGGTCAAGTGCAACTGCACACATTATGCGTTGGGGTGTCCAACGTCAGCCCTATTAGCAAGTTATTAGCTGCTAGCTAAGTTAGCAAATAGCAAAGAAGTAGATTACAAGTGTTAGCCAATGTGGCtgatgctagctagctagcaggcTAGCATTAGCGAGCAGCGCATTGTTGTCTTCGCTTCTTACGTTTTTAAGGCATTACAGCATCACAGGGAGAAGTGACATTGTGATGAACTACACCCGTCCATAGCTACAGGTAGCAGCATTGCATGTAGTCACAttttaagattgtgtttgtttttagtctGCCGGGAATCATTTTGGCTGTTAGGCTAGCTCACGTTAGCCGAATCTCCAGCCAGTTGGATTGCGCAGGAAGCATTGGCTGAATCCACATGGCTTCATGAGGGGACTCTACTTGCCGCCTGGACATCAGCTAGTGTTATTctttaaactgcattttattGTTAACAGTGGGCAAGATGTGTCTGGATTTATACATGGCAGATTCAATTAACTGTGTGACACTCCTTACGCATAATATTGGGAGGTTGTTGTCATTAATGCCAGTTTATTGGGGTATTTATCCGACTGGAGAGACATCGTAactgaaagctttttttaagCGACCAGGGAGTTTATTGACAATAGTTTTACTAGTGAAAGGCGTTTTCATGATCATTATGATTAGATATAGGGTTATCCAGTAGATACACTCAATATTTGAAGTTTTTACGATTTAAAGATTTTcagttattgtatttattggcaGTGTTGGTTTTGCAATCTAGGTACACCATTTTTGGTCTACCTTAATCCATATACAATTAGAACAATTTCTTAGCAAACAGTATAAAGTTCAAATTCaccaaatattaagttaatcaatattgttgaaaataatgaacaataatTATTGCAGTGTTGATGTTCTTCGCTGTTAGTTTGAGCTACTGAGGCCTAGTGTTATGGGTTCAGCATCTATACACATCAGTCatgaactgtaaaaaaaacagaggctGCTGACTTGGCATGTAGTACTGTCAACCAAGTTTTTAACTCAATATTATCAagaattaaaatgttgtattattagGGATTTGACTGGACTAATGCATTTATTCCAACAACAAACTGACGAACATGAACTGgctatatttagtttgaacaCATGCAAATATAGGTGTAACAGTGTCTCATTCATGACATATTGGAGTCATGATTACATCTGCTAAGGCTCATACATTTGAGTAAATTTCCAATTAAGTGGAAGTTTCCAAAGTTCAATCAAATCATTCTGGACTTAATTCAGCCAAACACATTGATTATCCCAATCTTTTGTACAGTAGTCCATATGAGGTTGCTATAGCGTTTCAATTCCCAAAACACAGGAGCATAACACATGTATTGTTTGCGCCATCATTGTCTTGATTCATGTAGCGACGCGTTGGTTTGCTCGCTCAGAGAAGTAAGTCTTTCGAATCAATAATTAACTCATCGCGTGGCGGCAAATATGTAACAATAAAGCTGACTTTAAGATTCTAACAGGTGTGAAGATGCATCACATTTGTTCATGTTAAATATATCTGGACTCGTTTACTGAGCTTCTACTGGCCCAACAGAGAGAGCAGTAGTAATGACAAGTTGTCATTAATGATCGGTTGTCATTGACAACATGACCCTGTCCACAGCAGATATGTGGCACACTTAAATCCTTACAACAATAGCTTAAGTAGAACTACATAAACTAGAACTGGGGTGGATTTGACACTTGCCGTTCAATAGTTGAACTTGTGTGCACTAAGATTAAATTGCAGAATGGCTCAGAGATGGATTTTGTAGATAAGCAGTGAATTGGGGGCACACATGGCTCTTATCAGGAGTTAAAAAGCTTCCATGGGTTAGACAGTGTGAACATGTAGTGATAAAACCACTAGCTAACCACTTCACTCAACTCTGCCTTATCTGTCAGCTCTCTTGTCACAACATCATGGGACGGCATAGCCAAAATTTAAGAAGATCCAAGTAGAGTCCCATTTTTCAAATTTAAGggttaaagaaatacattttgagaaacTGAATAACTAGTCAAACCAGTTAAGTTTAACATTGTCCTGTTCAATGCTCACCAATACACCCTTCCCTTTTATAGGTCAATgcatttatagattttttttcagcAATGGGCTTTTTAGATGACGAGTACCTGGAAATTAGGCTACTTTTGAAGTGTGATGTAAGAGACAAGATTCATGCTTATCAACTGGAATTCATCTCGACTCCAGTACAGAGCAGACCAGCATCACTGGCTGTTCGCTTCACAGAAGCAAACACAGCGCCTGACCCAGATTCACACTGTCATACTTGgcttgtgttttgctttgcaCTGGGGAGGACTTACGTCTTCTCATTGCAAGTGGGTCTGTGCAGCTGATTCTAATAATAAAATGCGGTGTTGATTGCTATGGTTTGCTACTGCTGTCTGGGATTTTATGacgatttaaaaagaaaaaattaagaggAATTGCTTATCCTCAAATTCAATATCCTTTCAAACAGCATAAATATAGCACCagcatcttgtttttttctcagtttagTAGTTGAAAAGAAAATTGACAAAGTTCATCTAGCATAACTGTTTGAGTATGCTGCTTTGATTTGAAAGCATCGACTCTAATTCATTGCTGATTGATAAGGGAATTTTCTGATGAGGAGACTTGGAGTAATGGCCTAAGTTAGTGGTACTTAGTTTTGTGGATATGCATTCATGTCTGTCCCTCGCTCATTTCAACCCTTTTTTTCCGGACTTCCTCTCATGTTCCTTCTTTCTGCAGCCGTCAGGCATCATCAGTCGAGTGACAGACACAGTAAAGAGCATCGTTCCTTCCTGGCTGACAAAATACTTCAAGAATGAAGATGCTCCTGAAGGGGGAGGAGCTGTACTGGGGACGGAGCAGAACTGCcagactcctcctcctcccaatGGCAGCGAAGAGGGTCCTCCTCTGCTTGATGGACGCGATTCCCCAGAGCCAAGCACCAGTAACACAGGTGAGCGACTCAGTCAGCATCACATCTCATCAAAAAAATTAGCTAGTGATTTATGTCCCATGAGAAGGAATTtctatatttttcaaattttttGTGTTAAATTTACCTACATGCTCACCTCTGACCTTTCCCTCTCTCAATCAGAGCCTTCAACCAGCCGGGCTTCCCTGAACTTTCAGGAGTATGTGCTTTCTCGACCACCTCTGAGTCGTTCCCATCTCCACTTTCCCCCGCTGGATGCCTCTTCTTCGATCCTGGGGGCCCCCAGCAACCTCTTCTCCCaaccctccacctcctcagccCCTGGACCCTTTTCCACAGGCTTCTCCTTGGTCAAAGAAATCAAGGACAACCTATCGCAGCACGAAGATGATAACATCTCCACCACTAGCGGCTTCTCCTCCCGCGCCTCAGAAAAAGGTAGAGTAAGAGACTTGGAGGGAACCATAACCAAACGTAATTAAAGTGATCAATTAATGCTcttagaaatgttattttaaggGGTGATATAGATTTAACTCTTCAGCATTAAGTTTATTGAAGATACTATACACAGAAAAACCTCTATGTACACTGGCTTCTGTTGGATTTGCATAAAATAATTGACTCATAACCACTGTAAGATATTTTGTGTGGGACATGAGCTTTCCTCACCAAACCTTTATTCTCAAAAATGATGagtgtgtatttattataacatACTGCTCCTTAAATCTCTGCAAAATGTGTTGGACCAACACTGGTTGAATAtatttctctccatctcccttcTGGTTTTCTATCTGCCCTTCAATAGCAGTTATATGTCTAGTGCAACATATTTTTGGCATCCTGTTTTGATTCCgcaaaaatggaaatgtttagaaaatatattgtttcaGTTTGAAGAGGCTGCGGGAGGCAGCTGTCTTTCCCTCATGTAAGGATTAGCTCAGTCCTGGATTGTATAGACTGGGCTGCTATGTTTATACTGCATTTTTTTGCATGTCTTAAACAGATGTTCCCACTTCCAAAACAGCATCACTTCCACAACTTTGGTCCCCAGAGACGGACAGAACACACTCTGGCTCTCATCACGCTCATCAGTCCAGTCTGAAAAGGCCTGCTTTCAACCTGTCTGTATTTGGAACTTCCTCCAATGTGAGTATCTGTTCATCAAGATACGAAGCAACGCTTGCTGTGAGAGTAGATTTGTGATCAACATGTTGTACATCTCCTTATTTCAGCGTGCCAGACACCAGTCTCAGTTTGCTCTACTCTTAACTGATTTAGTGTGCAATCTCATTGGTATTTCTTATTGAGAATACAAACATCTTCAAAGTAACAATAGCATTTTGATCTTTTCCACACTAAACACCATTTGCTgcttatatatttacatattcaaAGGTTAGAATATTTGACATGACTTCATTCGCAAAGGAAATAACTAGATCTTTAATGGCTAAAAGGACAAGCCATTGTTGATTTCTATTATAGTTGATTGGATACCTTAACCTACGTTCTCTTATATCATACATTCGATAATCATTTAGTTGAGTTATTCCCTCAATCTTTATGTAATGTGATTGTACCCCTCTCTTCCAGTCGTCATTAAACAGCACAGTGCTGAACTCCAGCCAGCTCGGAGATTCCCTCTATTACCCCGGGAAGACCATGTATGGTGGGGCAGCGGCAGTCAGGAGCACTCGAGGTCGCCCCGGAACACCGTACCAGGTGAGCGAGTGAAACGCACACAGTTTAGAAACTTCAATGCTGCgtgaaatatttaataaagaagtGAAGGGATGTAGTGTTGCCAGgataccaacatttttgtttcgatgccgataccaagtcaagaattgcgatttCGATACTTTTTCGAAACTTTTCTCAAAAAAGCGGAAACCGccttaaatgtcatttttgtgctttatttcaaacttggtgaaaaaaatctgtcaaacaAACTTGTAGTAgatgaactacattattcaaaGGTTTAGATTAACTTTGGATAACAACACTGGAGAAATAAAAGGAGTGCTCTCTTttcccctttccctctctccttctgctgacagccagtcgtatccgtctcatgcatatcaatgatccagtaatgagtgaccgGATGTAGATAAGATAGTTAAGTGTGTTaggtctttaacttgaagtacATGTTTTGCTCCGCGCACCGGTCCCGTCACAACGGGCGGAGCTGCCGCTGTGATCATGTTGAGCtgcgtgttctccgtcagcagagATGTAACCAAAATACTTGCGTTTTTATTGTCGAGAAGCATTGGCAATAGCACTCGCACTTGACAGAGGTGAGGCACGACTgcagggagtggaagcagagcgcttaacacacacaggaaatacggcTCTCATTAAAACGATGTCATTCTTAAAGTACCGATTCTAATGATATGGGGGAATCCTTGCGTCTTTAACTGCAACACTAGGGGAAGGAGCTgggttttttgttattgtggttagataaatgtgatttattatgcTGTTGATTCAGTCGCTTTCCGGTTGCATTTTTAAAGGCAATGCCCTATCAAATGTGGTATGAAACAGCATATTTCCAAaagtaaatacatgtattttggCATCGATTTACATCTTTCTTGTTCTATTCCTTTTTGCTTTTGACTTCGCAATACTCAGTATTTGTTGGAAACGTCACACCAGTCTCATACTATCCTTAAGCGACCTCCACTGGAATCTAattcttcaaataaatataatacttaATACACAGAAATATATGCAGCTTATATAGTGTAGCTTATAAAGCACTCTCTGTGTGAGCACTGACAGGGAAGTTATAGGATGCATGTGACTGTAGTGGGAATATAGTTTATATAAATGGAGACTAAATGACCTCATCTGATCTGTAGGCCCCAGTGAGGAGACAGATCAAGGCCAAGCCTGCTGGGGTTCAGCCCTGTGGGGTGACCAGCGCCACAGCCAGACGCATCCTTCAGTCCTTGGAGCGCATGTCCAGTCCCCTCGCTGTGAGTACACCACACGCATCATCTCCACTGTTCAAACTTCATCTCGGAGAGTAACAGTGGTaagacattttatattttgcgATTTAGCGcagtaatttaaatgttttgctttttctctctACAGGATGCAAGGAGAATCCCGTCAGCTGCCTCGTCCCCCCTTTCAGCAGTAAGAGCTTttcatatattaaaatgaatgtatttgttaCAGTTAACTCGTTTTCttacgtttgttttttttctttgcagtcAATGGATGGTACAAATCTAGATGGTTCACATAATCAGCCGAAAAAGAAACGTGTAAGTACATATTTTAAGATCCACGTGACGGCATTCTCTCCTGCCTGGTTtttccaaatatatatttgtgtctATCTTTGCCTTGTTTTCTTGATTTTAGGATGACTGCTTTATATTTGTCCCTGAATGACCTTAAGGTTAATCTGTGTATCCACGCCAACAACTAAACTCCACTTGTGTTTTCTGCTCAGTGTTTTTTAATCGGGCACAAGTCTTAGTGATGTGAACAAAGATATGTTTGTGGAAACCCAGCAGCACTTGTTGCGGTTTGTCTTTCTGCCACTTCCTGTCCTACTGTCTGTTGGCCTGCGTAACACCAGGCTCCTCGGCTGTGACACAGCTGTtcaccactgtgtgtgtttgtgtgtgcacgcctgtgtgtgtttgtatgtgcaaGTGCTTGTGGGCAAAAGTTAAGTAGACTCTATGGtttatgaaagtgtgtgtttatgtgtacaGTGGGTTAAGTGTAGTCCATTGTTAAATTGTGCCAGCTCTGAACTTGTCCTCAGTAAACCTGTCAGGCATTACCAGCTGCAACAGCTGCTTTGTAAGTCTGAACCATGGCGTATTGACCCTCACAGGTCCAAAGCAAGAAAGCCTGCTTTGTAACCGGGCCTTTTAAAAGGCCGACTGTGGCTTTTGGGGCTTCACTTTATTATTGTCCAAAATATACTCCAACCAACAATAGGTTTCTTTGGGATTCTTATAACAATTTATAAGTAATTGGTTCATTTTTAGCATAAACTAAGAAGGCACCCGCAGAGTGCAAACCTCCAATTAAAGAATAGTTCTTTTATCCTAATAATCTATTTAGGATTTTGCTCCAAACGTAAAAGATATCACACTTCGCCCACGCTCCACCCTTTCACAAAAGTCACATTTCTTTCATGAATTAAAGAAATATGACCTACATTCATACAATTACTTTCtctttatataataatatttttacaaacaaatactAAAGTATCACAGCAGTCTCTGTGTAACCAAAGCCTGGTGAGATTTACAACAGCTCAAAATGTCCCAGATCACAATCAAGGATTATGATCACGGTTTCATGTTTGAGTTGAGAAGAATAAAGTAGCTATGTTTAACACAATAAGAGCAATACTAAAGCACTGCCTGCTGGTGATTGTTATTCtaatcttttgtttttacaccttttcctttatttcagAGGgaaccctccctccctccggTGCAGAAGCTCATGGTTCCTGCTGCAGCGTCGGTGTCAGGAAACCGCTCCGTGTCTTTTAGGCCAACTCTGACTCCTGGAGGAGTGAGCCGAACTCTGGACAAGACCCCCAGAGACACGGTCAGAAGCTCATGCATTATTATACACCGTCACATTTGACCTCTACATTAAATTCAAAAAATAGATTTCCAAACCGTTTCTAAatctattgttgttgtttttattcccttAGCCCACAAGACAATCACCGCAACTACCTGAAGCAACCCCAGGTCCATCGAAAAGGTAAAACATGACTACTCTAATTAATCAGCCAAGATGAATCAGCTCTTAGTCTGTTTACTTACTTCTCTCTACCATTCTTTTAATAGCACAATGGGTTCCAGTGGCCCGGCCTATCCTCTGTCCAGCACGCCTGCAGCCAGCGGCGCGGGATCTGGAGGGGGGAAGATGAAGCGAGAGAGGATGAGTGCACGGCCTTCCTCTAAACGCGTTGATGAGGACGAGGTAAGGCTTTCCATCCAAACTGCTATGTGCATCAAAGGGTTTTTTTAACTCTCGATTTTAGTTTGATGCACTGGTCGCAGTGTGAAGAAACGGGTATTCAAACTGAAATACCAAGGCCCTATATGACTTATTTTAAGGCCCGGCCGAGAGGTCATAAACGGATAATGTGCCTTCATGCATTGAGATTGATGTCGGACGCAGTTTAATCTGATGTCACCATTTTTCGCTCTGAAATGAAACGCAATGATGCACTTGATGTTCacttacctttttaaaatgcttctacttatttattttttaccacgGATTTGtagttgtgtattttatttgtaatgtaggtctagccttttttttttcctgcaccGTCCCGTTCGCAGTAGCACTGTTcttttccccgctgtgggacaaataaaggaactCTGATTCTGACTCCTTCTGGTTTTCTGACTTAAGATGGCTGAGCTACCGGACCTACCAACTGTTTCACTTCCCATCCACACCTTGCCTTCCTTCAGCTTTACCTCCCCTCTCCCACCTCCCAcaaccacctccaccaccatcaGTACGGCCCCCACCACCACGCCAATGAATCCCACTAAGGAGACGAATAAGGTTGGTCTTAACATTGTCTCTATCCACAGAAATACTGCTGAATACTGCTAATGGTGGACAATATGATGAATGCACATTTAACATATCATTCTTCTTTTCCCAGGAGCTACCAACAGCCTCGACCCCTCCCTGTGtaccttttacattttcctCCCCCATAGTCATGGCAACTGCTGCTAGtcctccttccctttccccCTTAGTaagtaaacacttttaaaatgatcactTATTGATAAGGGAGACATTTATTTACATCATTAATAATTGTTATTTCCTGTTTGTAGGCTGAATTCACTTTTAGTGCACCTGTAGCAAAGTTAGGTCCATCCATGTCAAATGGGAACCTGGCCTCTCCCATTCTCGCAGGTCAGACAGCTTTCCTACATTGAGCATGAGGATGATTATGTGCCTTTCCTGAGAAAGCTGGAGGTTTGATCtctctgttattgttttctgcAGTGAAATTACCAACAAGCAACAGCACAGAAGACTTTGAAGGACCTTTCAAACCAGCCAAGACCCTGAAGCAGGGCAGCGTGCTGGATCTTCTCAAAGCACCTGGTAAGAATCAGTCTCATTGCACATCTCCAGTGTTTGGATTTATACAAAAATGGTGTTCACTGCTTGATACTTTGCTTTACTCCGTCTAGGCTTTGCTTCTCCTGTTGCTCGGACCTCCCCAACCCCAGAAAGAGCTCCGCAGCTGAGCTCCACACAATCAACAgccccctccttctcctccaccaCTACaaccacctcctccctcccatCGATAGGGTTTGGCGCTGGGTTCAAATCCCCACCAGGCTGGAGCTGTGATGTCTGCATGGTGCAGAACAAGCCATCGGACaccaagtgtgtgtgctgttgtgcCCCACAGCCCAAATCTATGGACAGTAAACCTTTAACAGCCACCTCGGATGTGGTTGAGAGCAGCGGCTCCTCCACCACATCAACCTCTGCCGGTTTTGGCACAATGTTCTCCAAACCCGCAGGAACCTGGGACTGTGATACGTGTCTAGTTCTAAACAAACCTGAAGCAGTTAAGTGTGTGGCCTGCGAAACGGCCAAACCTGGGACAGGGCTTAAACCCTCAGCAACTCTTCCTTCTGCATTCTCAGCTGTAAAGACTGTATCCCCGCCCACAGCCCTCGTCTCTACAGGGTTTTCTGGATTTGGAGACAAGTTCAAAAAAGCTGAGGGAGCATGGGAATGTGATACATGTTTGGTAGAAAACAAGGCAGAGGTGACAAAGTGTGTGGCCTGTAGCAGCGCCAAACCAGGTAATTTGAACTGGAGCAGGGTCATGTTGGGATTTGATGTTCTACAAAATGCTGAATCTTTGTTTACTCATAGAGTATAATACCTTTAACTGTTGGCAATTATTAGTTTAATAAAGCATTTTTCCTCATCCTCACAACAGGAGTTTCTGCAGCAGCCTCTTCAGCCACCATTGCTCCAGTGATTGGCTTTGGAGATGCGTTCAAGATGCCGGAGGGTGCCTGGGAATGTGACGTCTGTCTAGTGCAGAACAAGGCTGCTGATGTACAGTGTGTGGCTGTCAGACAGCCAAACCTGGAGCTATCGTGGAGCCCAAAGGTAACAAAAGCGACCCGCTGTTACTCACATTTTCAAGTGTTTGTACCTCGCGTACAAAATCTTGTGACAACACCGTAGTTACAATCGCATCAGGcattaaactaaatatattcaTCTGATGACGCTTAATAATGTTGTTACGCTCCAGCTGCGGGGCTCAGGTTAgttcttattttttgttgtgttgcttAGGCAGCCTGGTTTGATTCTGATATACGAAAACATactgaaatgatttatttatttttagattaaatTCAAAATCTGGTCTCTATTGATAGACCTATGCTATAAAACCTCATCTTTATTATTCCTTTCAGCTTTTGGTTCAGCTTTCGGTTCGTCAGCTGGTGGGACTTCAGGCACCACTTCTGGAGGATTTAAGTTTGGCACAACAGACAGTACCTTGGGTTCTGGATCCGGAGGTTTCAAGTTTGGAGGCTCATTTACAGagtcctcctcttcatcgtcaGGTGGATTCAAATTTGGAGTCCAATCAGAAACCACATCTAATGACACTACTGCCTCCTCAGGGTTTAAGTTTGGCAGCTCATCTGAGGGCTTTAAAATCGGGGTTGCCTCTAGTGATGACAAAAACTCAGACCCGCCTGTCGCAGGTTCTGGGTTTAAGTTCGGAGCCAGCGGTGGGATAATGTTTGGAACCGGATCCTCTAGCGCAGAAAGTGTCTCCTCTAAGGGCGGCTT harbors:
- the nup153 gene encoding LOW QUALITY PROTEIN: nuclear pore complex protein Nup153 (The sequence of the model RefSeq protein was modified relative to this genomic sequence to represent the inferred CDS: inserted 1 base in 1 codon): MAATGGGKIRSRRYHIASKPYAKSKQPSGIISRVTDTVKSIVPSWLTKYFKNEDAPEGGGAVLGTEQNCQTPPPPNGSEEGPPLLDGRDSPEPSTSNTEPSTSRASLNFQEYVLSRPPLSRSHLHFPPLDASSSILGAPSNLFSQPSTSSAPGPFSTGFSLVKEIKDNLSQHEDDNISTTSGFSSRASEKDVPTSKTASLPQLWSPETDRTHSGSHHAHQSSLKRPAFNLSVFGTSSNSSLNSTVLNSSQLGDSLYYPGKTMYGGAAAVRSTRGRPGTPYQAPVRRQIKAKPAGVQPCGVTSATARRILQSLERMSSPLADARRIPSAASSPLSASMDGTNLDGSHNQPKKKRREPSLPPVQKLMVPAAASVSGNRSVSFRPTLTPGGVSRTLDKTPRDTPTRQSPQLPEATPGPSKSTMGSSGPAYPLSSTPAASGAGSGGGKMKRERMSARPSSKRVDEDEMAELPDLPTVSLPIHTLPSFSFTSPLPPPTTTSTTISTAPTTTPMNPTKETNKELPTASTPPCVPFTFSSPIVMATAASPPSLSPLAEFTFSAPVAKLGPSMSNGNLASPILAVKLPTSNSTEDFEGPFKPAKTLKQGSVLDLLKAPGFASPVARTSPTPERAPQLSSTQSTAPSFSSTTTTTSSLPSIGFGAGFKSPPGWSCDVCMVQNKPSDTKCVCCCAPQPKSMDSKPLTATSDVVESSGSSTTSTSAGFGTMFSKPAGTWDCDTCLVLNKPEAVKCVACETAKPGTGLKPSATLPSAFSAVKTVSPPTALVSTGFSGFGDKFKKAEGAWECDTCLVENKAEVTKCVACSSAKPGVSAAASSATIAPVIGFGDAFKMPEGAWECDVCLVQNKAADVQCVXCQTAKPGAIVEPKAFGSAFGSSAGGTSGTTSGGFKFGTTDSTLGSGSGGFKFGGSFTESSSSSSGGFKFGVQSETTSNDTTASSGFKFGSSSEGFKIGVASSDDKNSDPPVAGSGFKFGASGGIMFGTGSSSAESVSSKGGFSFGLSKPEEKTPDTTLSSQEKSESAASSNDTTSTNSTTTSSKGSVFGRLGERGSTTPTPQGGPTFGSLQADKEPAAPAFTFGKPEENKEAPTSLAPSGFLFGAASKDAEAAPPPGATGGFSFNKPSAQTEQPPPTFNFGKPADKSETSTAEAPNPSFAFGQSAADSSAAPKPAFSFMSGNPIVNSTTSTSTTPTPSLFGATTTSSSSSSSSTQAPAPFAAPSTLMFGQPAATATDAPPAKAFLFGQSQDSQPLAPSAANLNSISSPAQPFLFGAPAAATAAAPPPAAAAAATPTFGFGTAAPSAASSAAPSAAPSPFAFSSAPSGGFGANQTPSFGSSFGSPFTASPSQPPAFGAKPNAAPVFGQQNSSTPVFGAAANSAPGGGFQFGGASAFGATNNASGGGVFTFGGGPAASPAPPANPSIPPQAPGGGFNFSQPPAFNMGSKTFTAPPVGQPAIAGRKIKTAVRRRK